A genome region from Pseudomonas pergaminensis includes the following:
- a CDS encoding chemotaxis protein CheV — protein sequence MSTTKARADSLSLLLFTLRSGKLMAINLLKVSEIIPCPPLTKLPESHPHVKGIATLRGNSLAVIDLSRALGEMPLADPDGGCLIVTDVSRSKQGLHVQAVSKIVHCLTTDIRPPPYGSGGNRAFITGVTQVEGGLVQVLDIEKVIHGIAPAPIEAAPTDLTMEEAEVLGHARILVVDDSQVALQQSVHTLRNLGLTCHTARSAKEAIDVLLELQGTAEQINVVVSDIEMSEMDGYALTRTLRETPDFQHLYVLLHTSLDSAMNSEKARLAGADAVLTKFSSPELTKCLVVAAQTVAQKGL from the coding sequence ATGTCCACCACCAAAGCCCGCGCAGACTCACTCTCGCTTCTGCTCTTTACCTTGCGCAGCGGCAAGCTGATGGCGATCAACCTGCTGAAAGTCAGTGAAATCATCCCGTGCCCGCCGCTGACCAAGCTGCCGGAGTCGCACCCGCACGTCAAAGGCATCGCCACCCTGCGCGGTAACTCGCTGGCGGTGATCGACCTGAGTCGCGCCCTCGGCGAAATGCCCCTGGCCGACCCGGACGGTGGCTGCCTGATCGTCACCGATGTGAGCCGCTCCAAACAGGGTTTGCATGTGCAGGCGGTGAGCAAGATCGTGCATTGCCTGACCACCGACATTCGCCCACCACCCTATGGCTCCGGCGGTAACCGCGCGTTCATCACCGGGGTCACCCAGGTGGAAGGCGGCCTGGTGCAGGTGCTGGATATCGAAAAAGTCATCCACGGCATCGCGCCGGCGCCGATCGAAGCGGCGCCGACCGACCTCACCATGGAAGAAGCCGAAGTACTCGGCCACGCACGCATCCTGGTGGTAGACGACAGCCAGGTCGCGCTGCAGCAATCGGTGCACACCCTGCGTAACCTCGGCCTCACCTGCCACACCGCGCGCAGCGCCAAGGAAGCCATCGACGTGCTGCTGGAGTTGCAAGGCACGGCCGAGCAGATCAACGTGGTGGTGTCGGACATCGAGATGTCGGAGATGGACGGCTATGCCCTTACCCGCACACTGCGCGAAACCCCGGATTTCCAGCACCTCTATGTGTTGCTGCACACCTCGCTGGACAGCGCGATGAACAGCGAAAAAGCCCGCCTGGCCGGCGCCGACGCGGTGCTCACCAAGTTCTCCTCGCCCGAGTTGACCAAGTGCCTGGTGGTGGCCGCGCAAACGGTGGCGCAAAAAGGCCTGTGA
- a CDS encoding YkgJ family cysteine cluster protein has product MNTQFSCVGCGKCCSDHHVPLTLEEARLWAADGGNVIVLVEGFLGTGLGLPQQQREHAERRSVIVPSGNTQAFVAITFAAYNAGRCRNLDEDNLCRIYERRPLVCRIYPMEINPHIPLNPAAKDCPPESWEQGPALIVGGELMDQELAELIRRSRQADRDDVQTKEAVCALLGIRTTALKGDGFTAYLPDMGAFAQAIELAVQRPSVVSEWVFHVSGMDIAEQVLDAGAQIATEVPANYAFISLRAA; this is encoded by the coding sequence ATGAACACTCAATTTTCCTGCGTCGGTTGTGGTAAATGCTGCTCCGACCACCACGTGCCCCTGACCCTCGAAGAAGCCCGCCTGTGGGCGGCGGACGGCGGCAATGTCATCGTTCTGGTGGAGGGGTTCCTGGGCACTGGCCTGGGCCTGCCGCAGCAGCAACGCGAGCATGCCGAGCGTCGCTCGGTCATCGTGCCCAGCGGCAATACCCAGGCATTTGTGGCAATCACCTTTGCCGCCTACAACGCCGGACGCTGCCGGAATCTTGACGAAGACAATCTGTGCCGCATCTATGAACGCCGCCCGCTGGTGTGCCGCATTTATCCGATGGAGATCAACCCGCATATCCCGCTGAACCCCGCCGCCAAGGATTGCCCGCCGGAGTCCTGGGAACAGGGCCCGGCGCTGATCGTCGGCGGTGAGTTGATGGACCAGGAACTGGCCGAACTGATCCGCCGCTCACGCCAGGCCGACCGTGACGATGTACAGACCAAAGAGGCGGTGTGCGCCCTGCTGGGCATTCGCACCACAGCCCTCAAGGGGGATGGGTTTACCGCTTACCTGCCCGACATGGGCGCATTTGCCCAAGCCATCGAGCTGGCGGTGCAACGACCGTCCGTGGTCAGCGAGTGGGTGTTCCATGTGTCCGGCATGGACATCGCGGAGCAGGTGCTGGATGCCGGGGCGCAGATTGCGACTGAGGTGCCGGCCAACTATGCGTTTATTTCACTGCGCGCCGCCTAG
- a CDS encoding GNAT family N-acetyltransferase: MSEYFQLLRRDLIGSLPAPQWPAGTQLDHYRNDLAPAIHAVLRLTQDQGGGRVPNLETWQQQFTTDAEFDPTLCLVASNNDGILAVAQCWTSAFIKNLSVHPCAQGQGLGRALLLHCFHAFKQRGEPYVDLKVLESNLRARQLYESAGMRFVLRDVVPRD, translated from the coding sequence GTGAGCGAATATTTCCAACTGCTGCGCCGCGACCTTATCGGCAGCCTGCCCGCCCCGCAGTGGCCGGCGGGCACGCAGTTGGATCATTACCGTAACGACCTGGCCCCGGCGATTCACGCCGTATTGCGCCTGACCCAGGATCAGGGTGGCGGTCGCGTTCCCAACCTGGAAACCTGGCAGCAGCAGTTCACCACCGATGCCGAGTTCGACCCCACGCTGTGCCTGGTGGCCAGCAACAACGACGGCATTCTCGCCGTGGCGCAGTGCTGGACCAGCGCGTTTATCAAGAACCTCTCCGTGCACCCCTGCGCCCAGGGCCAGGGATTGGGCCGCGCATTGCTCTTGCACTGCTTTCACGCCTTCAAGCAACGCGGTGAACCCTATGTGGACCTCAAGGTGTTGGAGAGCAACCTGCGTGCCCGCCAACTGTACGAAAGCGCGGGCATGAGATTTGTCCTGCGCGATGTGGTGCCACGGGACTGA
- a CDS encoding LysR family transcriptional regulator yields the protein MDTLQNMRAFSCVAEAGSFTAAAVQLDTTTANVSRAVSNLEAHLQTRLLNRTTRRIALTEAGKRYLLRCEQILAYVEEAEAEASDAHARPAGQLKVHTMTGIGQHFVIDAIARYRRTHPDVTFDLTLANRVPDLLDEGYDVSIVLASELPDSGFVSQRLGITYSIACASPDYVKAKGCAHRPNDLLNHACLRLVSPVIQLDKWTFNGPEGQESVAINTSPFLVNSADAMKTAITSGMGIGLLPVYAAIEGLRNGTLVRVMPNYRSQELNLYAIYPSRQYLDAKIKTWVEYLRGSLPEILAAHQAELVAYELSGSLSGARMAN from the coding sequence ATGGACACTTTGCAAAACATGCGCGCCTTCAGTTGCGTGGCCGAAGCCGGCAGCTTCACCGCCGCCGCCGTGCAACTGGACACCACCACTGCCAACGTCTCGCGCGCGGTCTCCAACCTTGAGGCCCATCTGCAAACCCGCTTGTTGAACCGAACGACACGACGCATCGCGCTGACCGAAGCTGGCAAACGCTATTTGCTGCGCTGTGAGCAGATCCTCGCCTATGTCGAGGAAGCCGAAGCCGAGGCCAGCGACGCCCATGCGCGCCCTGCCGGGCAATTGAAAGTGCACACCATGACCGGTATCGGCCAGCATTTCGTCATCGACGCCATCGCCCGCTATCGCCGTACTCATCCGGACGTCACCTTCGACCTGACCTTGGCCAACCGCGTGCCGGACCTGCTCGACGAGGGCTATGACGTGTCCATCGTGCTGGCCAGCGAGCTGCCGGACTCGGGCTTCGTGTCCCAGCGCCTGGGCATCACCTACAGCATTGCCTGTGCCTCGCCGGACTACGTCAAGGCCAAGGGCTGCGCCCATCGCCCCAATGACCTGCTCAACCATGCCTGCCTGCGTCTGGTCAGCCCGGTGATCCAGCTGGACAAATGGACCTTCAATGGTCCCGAAGGCCAGGAAAGCGTGGCGATCAATACTTCGCCGTTCCTGGTGAACTCGGCCGATGCGATGAAAACCGCGATCACCAGTGGCATGGGCATCGGGCTGCTGCCGGTGTATGCGGCGATCGAAGGTTTGCGCAATGGCACGCTGGTGCGGGTGATGCCCAACTACCGTTCCCAGGAACTGAACCTGTACGCCATCTACCCGTCGCGCCAATACCTGGATGCGAAGATCAAGACTTGGGTGGAATACTTGCGTGGTTCGCTGCCGGAGATTCTGGCGGCGCACCAGGCGGAGCTGGTGGCGTATGAGTTGAGTGGCAGCCTCAGCGGCGCGCGGATGGCTAACTGA
- a CDS encoding 2-hydroxyacid dehydrogenase, which yields MKKTVLAFSRVTPEMIERLQQDFEVIAPNPKLGDINAQFNEALPHAHGLIGVGRKLGREQLQGASKLEVVSSVSVGYDNYDVAYLNERGIMLTNTPDVLTESTADLAFALLMSSARRVAELDAWTKAGQWKASVGAPLFGCDVHGKTLGIVGMGNIGAAVARRGRLGFNMPILYSGNSRKPALEQELGAQFRSLDELLAEADFVCLVVPLSDKTRHLISTRELGLMKSSAILINISRGPVVDEPALVEALQSQRIRGAGLDVYEQEPLAESPLFQLSNAVTLPHIGSATNETREAMANRALDNLRSALLGQRPQDLVNPQVWKG from the coding sequence ATGAAAAAGACTGTCCTCGCTTTCAGCCGCGTCACCCCGGAAATGATCGAACGCCTGCAACAGGACTTCGAAGTGATCGCGCCCAATCCCAAGCTGGGCGATATCAACGCACAGTTCAATGAAGCCTTGCCCCACGCCCACGGTCTGATCGGTGTGGGTCGCAAGCTGGGACGCGAGCAATTGCAAGGCGCGAGCAAGCTGGAAGTGGTGTCCAGCGTGTCGGTGGGCTACGACAACTATGACGTCGCGTACTTGAACGAACGCGGGATCATGCTCACCAATACCCCTGACGTCCTCACCGAAAGCACCGCCGACCTGGCCTTTGCCTTGCTGATGAGCAGCGCGCGTCGTGTGGCCGAGCTGGATGCCTGGACCAAGGCCGGGCAGTGGAAGGCCAGCGTCGGTGCGCCGTTGTTTGGCTGCGATGTGCATGGCAAGACCCTGGGCATCGTCGGCATGGGCAATATCGGCGCGGCCGTGGCCCGGCGTGGGCGGCTGGGATTCAACATGCCGATCCTGTACAGCGGTAACAGCCGCAAGCCGGCGCTGGAGCAAGAACTGGGCGCGCAATTTCGCAGCCTGGATGAACTGCTCGCCGAGGCGGATTTCGTCTGCCTGGTGGTGCCGTTGAGCGACAAGACCCGTCACCTGATCAGCACCCGCGAGCTGGGGCTGATGAAGTCCAGCGCGATCCTGATCAATATTTCCCGTGGCCCGGTGGTGGACGAACCGGCGCTGGTCGAGGCGCTGCAAAGCCAGCGTATCCGTGGCGCCGGGCTCGATGTGTATGAACAGGAGCCACTGGCCGAGTCGCCGCTGTTCCAGTTGAGCAATGCCGTGACCCTGCCGCACATTGGCTCGGCCACGAACGAAACTCGCGAAGCCATGGCCAACCGCGCCCTGGACAACCTGCGCAGCGCCCTGCTGGGCCAGCGCCCGCAGGACCTGGTGAACCCACAGGTGTGGAAGGGCTGA
- a CDS encoding efflux transporter outer membrane subunit, which translates to MPRRISRELKTLSVWALSLAISGCIGTGGIAPQGQSLNASDLATDEAIQSAAQDAHWPTAQWWQAYGDPQLNRWVDLATQHSPSLAMAAARVREARAMAGIAEAAESLQINSDTTLKRHNWPKDQFYGPGELSGANTWDNNASLGLSYALDLWGRESNTTERAVDLAHMSAAEARQAQLELQNNVVRAYIQLSLQYANRDIVAATLAQQQQILDLANKRLNAGIGTHFDVSQAETPLPETHRQLDALDEEIALSRNQLAALAGKGPGEGATLQRPTLSLAAPLKLPSRLPAQLLGQRPDVVASRWQVAAQARGIDVAHAGFYPNVDLVGSLGYVATGGGMLEFLAGKKFNYSVGPAITLPIFDGGRLRAELGEASAGYDIAVAKYNQTLVNALKGISDQLIRRESMDKQSAFAAQSVASAQKTYDIAMIAYQRGLTDYLNVLNAQTLLFHQQQIEQQVQAARLSAHAELVTALGGGLGAGNDVPQDAKTLPSKTPAALAAFDH; encoded by the coding sequence GTGCCGCGTCGCATCAGCAGAGAGCTTAAGACTCTCAGTGTTTGGGCTTTATCGTTAGCAATCAGCGGCTGCATCGGAACCGGAGGAATCGCGCCCCAAGGCCAGTCCCTCAACGCCAGTGACCTGGCCACCGACGAAGCGATCCAGAGCGCTGCCCAAGACGCCCACTGGCCCACCGCACAATGGTGGCAAGCCTACGGCGACCCCCAGCTCAACCGCTGGGTCGACCTCGCCACCCAACACAGCCCGAGCCTGGCCATGGCCGCCGCGCGGGTGCGTGAAGCACGGGCCATGGCCGGGATCGCCGAGGCGGCCGAGTCGTTGCAGATCAACAGCGACACCACCCTCAAGCGCCACAACTGGCCGAAGGATCAGTTCTACGGCCCCGGCGAGCTGAGCGGAGCCAACACCTGGGACAACAATGCCTCCCTGGGCCTGAGCTACGCCCTCGACCTGTGGGGCCGCGAAAGCAACACCACCGAACGTGCCGTCGACTTGGCGCACATGAGCGCCGCCGAAGCGCGCCAGGCCCAGCTCGAATTGCAGAACAACGTGGTGCGCGCCTATATCCAGCTGTCGTTGCAGTACGCCAATCGCGATATCGTCGCGGCCACCTTGGCGCAACAGCAGCAGATTCTCGACCTGGCCAACAAACGCCTGAACGCCGGGATCGGCACCCACTTTGATGTCAGCCAGGCCGAAACGCCGTTGCCGGAAACCCATCGCCAACTGGACGCCCTGGACGAAGAGATCGCCCTGAGCCGCAACCAACTCGCAGCGCTGGCGGGCAAGGGGCCGGGGGAGGGCGCGACATTGCAACGCCCGACCCTGTCCCTCGCCGCGCCCCTGAAACTGCCGTCGCGACTGCCTGCGCAATTGCTCGGCCAACGCCCGGACGTGGTCGCCAGCCGCTGGCAAGTTGCGGCCCAGGCCCGTGGCATCGATGTGGCCCACGCCGGTTTCTACCCCAACGTCGACTTGGTCGGCAGCCTCGGCTACGTGGCCACCGGCGGCGGCATGCTGGAGTTCCTGGCCGGCAAGAAATTCAACTACAGCGTCGGTCCTGCGATCACCTTGCCGATCTTCGACGGCGGGCGCCTGCGCGCAGAGCTGGGCGAAGCCAGCGCCGGTTATGACATCGCTGTCGCCAAGTACAACCAGACCCTGGTCAACGCGCTCAAGGGCATCAGCGACCAGTTGATCCGCCGCGAATCCATGGATAAGCAATCCGCCTTCGCCGCGCAATCGGTGGCCTCGGCGCAGAAGACCTACGACATCGCGATGATCGCCTACCAGCGCGGCCTTACCGACTACCTCAATGTGCTGAATGCGCAGACGTTGCTGTTCCATCAGCAGCAGATCGAGCAACAGGTCCAGGCCGCGCGCCTGAGTGCCCACGCTGAATTGGTCACGGCCCTGGGCGGCGGCCTCGGTGCCGGCAACGATGTGCCTCAAGACGCCAAGACCCTTCCGAGCAAGACCCCGGCGGCGCTTGCCGCGTTCGATCACTGA